The proteins below are encoded in one region of Bacillus alveayuensis:
- a CDS encoding putative ribosome quality control (RQC) complex YloA/Tae2 family protein (product_source=COG1293; cath_funfam=2.30.310.10,3.40.970.40; cog=COG1293; pfam=PF05670,PF05833; superfamily=46579,46946,53155) → MEMSFDGMFTYCMQKELRQQLVGGRITKIYQPFKHELILQIRANGKNHRVLLSAHPNYARVHITEELYENPSEPPMFCMLLRKHLEGSIVENISQIDMERMIVFEMKTRNELGDLSYKQLIIEIMGRHSNIIFIDKEREIILDSIKHIPPAMNRHRTVLPGHPYVLPPAQNKQNPFQANEETVLKKLDFHAGKIHQQLVEQFSGISPLLAKEIVHRAGLANRSTIPKTFLDVMRKIENGHIEPQIMRTGQKEYFYLLPLTHLNGKSQKFPSLSMLLDRYYFGKAGRDRVKQLGHDLEKFMINERKKNVNKMNKFKTTLKEAEKAEQYKLFGELITANMYAIQKGDKEAKVSNYYDEKNRLITIPLDPKKTPSENAQSYYQKYQKAKSSVVYVQEQLEKTKDEIDYFDRLLQQLETASPKDLEEIREELYEGGYIKKKRAANSQRKKPLKPILEKYVSSDGTEILVGKNNKQNEYLTMKLARKEDIWLHTKDSPGSHVVIRHSDPSHETLIEAAQLAAYFSKARQSSSVPVDYTKIKYVKKPNGSKPGFVIYTHQQTIYVTPDEEKVLQMRKK, encoded by the coding sequence TTGGAAATGTCATTTGACGGCATGTTTACATATTGTATGCAAAAAGAATTACGGCAGCAGCTCGTTGGCGGGCGTATCACGAAAATATATCAACCATTTAAACATGAGCTCATATTACAAATTCGTGCAAACGGAAAAAATCATCGTGTGTTATTATCGGCACACCCGAACTATGCCCGCGTCCATATAACGGAAGAATTGTACGAAAACCCTAGTGAACCGCCAATGTTTTGCATGCTCCTACGTAAACATTTAGAAGGCAGTATTGTTGAAAATATTTCTCAAATCGATATGGAGCGAATGATTGTATTTGAAATGAAAACTCGTAATGAACTTGGAGATTTATCATATAAGCAATTAATCATTGAGATCATGGGAAGACATAGCAATATCATTTTCATTGACAAAGAGCGGGAAATCATTCTTGATAGCATTAAGCATATACCACCTGCTATGAATCGACACCGTACAGTACTACCAGGACATCCATATGTGCTACCACCAGCACAAAATAAACAAAATCCATTTCAAGCAAATGAAGAAACCGTATTAAAAAAGCTTGATTTTCATGCTGGGAAAATTCATCAACAGCTTGTTGAACAGTTTTCTGGCATTTCACCATTACTCGCAAAAGAAATTGTTCACCGGGCTGGTTTAGCTAACCGTTCAACCATTCCGAAAACATTTCTCGACGTCATGCGAAAGATCGAAAATGGTCATATTGAACCACAAATCATGAGGACAGGGCAGAAGGAATACTTTTATTTACTTCCACTGACCCATCTTAACGGTAAATCACAAAAATTCCCATCACTTAGCATGCTGCTAGATCGATATTATTTTGGAAAAGCGGGAAGAGATCGAGTAAAACAACTTGGACATGATTTGGAAAAGTTTATGATCAATGAGCGAAAGAAAAACGTAAATAAAATGAACAAATTTAAAACAACGTTAAAAGAGGCTGAAAAAGCCGAACAATATAAACTTTTTGGGGAACTGATAACAGCAAATATGTATGCCATTCAAAAAGGGGATAAAGAGGCAAAGGTGTCTAATTATTATGATGAAAAAAATCGTCTCATAACCATTCCGCTAGATCCGAAAAAAACTCCATCAGAAAATGCCCAAAGCTATTATCAAAAATATCAAAAAGCAAAAAGTTCAGTTGTATACGTCCAAGAACAATTAGAAAAAACAAAAGATGAAATCGATTATTTTGATCGGCTTTTACAGCAATTAGAAACAGCGTCCCCAAAAGATCTCGAAGAAATTCGAGAAGAGCTTTATGAAGGTGGCTACATCAAGAAAAAAAGAGCTGCAAATTCACAAAGAAAAAAACCATTAAAACCAATACTGGAAAAGTACGTATCAAGTGATGGTACAGAAATATTAGTTGGAAAAAATAATAAACAAAATGAATATTTGACGATGAAATTGGCGCGAAAAGAGGATATATGGTTGCATACGAAAGATAGTCCTGGCTCTCATGTTGTGATTCGACACAGTGATCCTTCTCACGAAACGTTGATTGAAGCTGCTCAATTAGCAGCCTATTTTAGCAAAGCTAGACAATCAAGCTCCGTCCCTGTTGACTATACAAAAATTAAATATGTCAAAAAGCCGAACGGATCAAAGCCTGGCTTTGTCATTTACACACATCAACAAACGATATATGTAACCCCAGATGAAGAAAAGGTACTTCAAATGAGAAAAAAATGA
- a CDS encoding Ca2+-transporting ATPase (product_source=KO:K01537; cath_funfam=1.20.1110.10,3.40.1110.10; cog=COG0474; ko=KO:K01537; pfam=PF00122,PF00689,PF00690,PF00702; smart=SM00831; superfamily=81665; tigrfam=TIGR01116; transmembrane_helix_parts=Inside_1_58,TMhelix_59_76,Outside_77_79,TMhelix_80_97,Inside_98_243,TMhelix_244_266,Outside_267_275,TMhelix_276_298,Inside_299_692,TMhelix_693_715,Outside_716_719,TMhelix_720_742,Inside_743_769,TMhelix_770_787,Outside_788_796,TMhelix_797_816,Inside_817_832,TMhelix_833_855,Outside_856_869,TMhelix_870_889,Inside_890_897), with amino-acid sequence MNWYEMTVADVVQNTKTDPSSGLSTFEVNKRRKKYGLNEMKERERPSAIQLFIRQFKDFMVLVLLAATLISGLLGEYMDAIAIMAIVFLNGILGFIQENRAEKSLEALKELSAPHVTVLREGEWMKIPSKELVIGDIVKITNGDRIAADLRIIKANSLEIEESALTGESIPVLKTSDRIEQKNIGIGDQTNMAFMGTVVTRGSGVGIVVQTGMKTAMGQIANLIQTAETLATPLQRKLEQLGKILILVALLLTILVVVIGVLQGHQVYQMFLAGVSLAVAAIPEGLPAIVTVALSLGVQRMIKKKAIVRKLPAVETLGCASVICSDKTGTMTQNKMTVTHIWVGGKTWQVSGTGYEPHGEFTDGYKQVNPHEIKSLKQILTFSMLASNAEIKEKDGRYILDGDPTEGALMTAGRKAGFTKSSLLKQFQIQKEFPFDSTRKMMSVVVKDRNGKHYVITKGAPDLLLNNCQSVLWNEKQVPLSPSFKQNIHQAIDGLASKALRTIAIAFKPITNENVSTLSAFEAESNLTFIGLAGMIDPPRPEVKQAIKECHDAGIKTVMITGDHVITAEAIAKELKILPENGKIIDGQTLSQLSIEELEDMIDHIYVFARVSPEDKLKIVKAFQNRGHVVAMTGDGVNDAPAIKASDIGISMGMTGTDVAKEASSLILVDDNFATIQAAIKEGRNIYENIRKFIRYLLASNVGEILVMLFAMILALPLPLVPIQILWVNLVTDGLPAMALGLDPPEGNVMKQKPRNPQEGVFARKLGWKILSRGFLIGVMTLLAFIILYQRDPENLVYAQTAAFSTLVLSQLILVFDCRSETSIFDRNPFENVYLMLAVLSSLLLMLAVIYYPPLQPIFHTVPIQLRDWLLIGTLSAIPTFLLAGSFITRKANENML; translated from the coding sequence ATGAATTGGTATGAGATGACAGTAGCCGATGTTGTTCAAAATACGAAAACAGATCCATCATCTGGGTTATCAACCTTTGAAGTGAATAAGCGAAGAAAAAAATACGGCTTAAATGAAATGAAGGAACGAGAGCGTCCTTCAGCCATCCAGCTATTTATTCGTCAATTTAAAGACTTCATGGTGCTCGTGTTATTAGCTGCAACGTTGATTTCTGGTTTGTTAGGGGAATATATGGATGCCATAGCCATTATGGCCATTGTCTTTTTAAATGGAATACTAGGGTTTATTCAAGAAAATCGTGCGGAAAAGTCGTTAGAAGCATTAAAGGAGTTATCCGCTCCACACGTTACTGTATTACGGGAAGGAGAATGGATGAAAATTCCTTCTAAAGAGCTAGTCATTGGTGATATTGTCAAAATAACAAACGGAGATCGAATCGCAGCTGACTTAAGAATCATCAAAGCAAATAGTTTAGAAATAGAAGAATCAGCACTAACAGGGGAATCTATACCTGTTTTGAAAACAAGTGATCGAATCGAGCAAAAAAATATTGGGATAGGCGATCAAACGAATATGGCGTTTATGGGAACGGTCGTTACAAGAGGTTCAGGTGTAGGCATCGTAGTTCAGACAGGTATGAAAACAGCAATGGGGCAAATTGCGAATCTCATTCAAACAGCTGAAACGCTTGCTACTCCTTTGCAGCGAAAATTAGAGCAGCTAGGCAAAATTCTCATTTTGGTAGCATTGCTCTTAACGATTTTAGTTGTTGTCATCGGAGTGTTGCAAGGGCATCAAGTATATCAAATGTTTTTAGCTGGAGTATCATTGGCTGTTGCAGCTATTCCAGAAGGTCTACCAGCTATTGTTACGGTTGCTCTGTCACTTGGTGTGCAAAGAATGATTAAGAAAAAAGCGATTGTTCGTAAGCTTCCAGCAGTAGAAACGTTAGGCTGTGCCTCCGTTATTTGCTCTGACAAGACGGGAACGATGACACAAAATAAAATGACCGTCACTCATATTTGGGTTGGAGGAAAAACGTGGCAAGTTTCAGGGACAGGTTACGAGCCACATGGTGAGTTTACAGATGGATATAAACAGGTGAATCCACATGAAATTAAATCATTAAAGCAAATTTTGACTTTTAGTATGCTTGCAAGTAATGCCGAGATTAAAGAAAAAGATGGACGCTATATATTAGATGGAGATCCGACAGAAGGGGCGCTGATGACAGCAGGGAGGAAGGCTGGATTTACGAAATCATCGTTATTGAAACAGTTTCAAATTCAAAAAGAATTTCCTTTTGACTCGACGAGAAAAATGATGAGTGTAGTCGTAAAAGATCGAAATGGCAAGCATTATGTCATTACAAAAGGGGCTCCAGATTTATTATTAAATAATTGTCAATCCGTTCTTTGGAATGAAAAACAAGTGCCTTTATCGCCATCTTTCAAACAAAATATCCATCAAGCCATTGATGGCCTTGCTAGCAAAGCCCTTCGAACGATTGCCATTGCCTTTAAACCAATCACAAATGAAAATGTTTCGACATTATCGGCATTTGAAGCAGAAAGTAACTTAACATTTATTGGGCTAGCAGGAATGATCGATCCGCCGCGTCCAGAGGTAAAACAAGCTATAAAAGAATGTCACGATGCTGGAATTAAAACTGTCATGATTACTGGAGATCACGTGATTACGGCAGAAGCGATCGCAAAGGAGTTAAAAATATTACCTGAAAATGGAAAAATCATCGATGGTCAAACATTATCACAGCTTTCGATTGAGGAGTTAGAGGATATGATTGATCATATATATGTATTTGCTCGTGTTTCTCCTGAAGATAAATTGAAAATCGTGAAAGCATTTCAAAATCGCGGCCATGTGGTGGCGATGACGGGTGATGGAGTCAATGATGCACCTGCGATTAAAGCGAGTGATATTGGAATCTCAATGGGAATGACAGGGACAGATGTTGCAAAGGAAGCTTCTTCACTTATATTAGTTGACGATAATTTTGCAACCATTCAAGCGGCGATTAAAGAGGGGCGAAACATTTATGAAAACATTCGGAAGTTTATTCGTTATTTACTAGCTTCTAATGTTGGGGAAATATTAGTGATGCTCTTTGCGATGATATTAGCTTTACCATTGCCACTAGTTCCAATCCAAATATTATGGGTTAATTTAGTAACGGATGGTCTACCTGCTATGGCGCTTGGACTTGATCCACCTGAAGGAAATGTCATGAAACAAAAGCCCCGAAATCCTCAAGAAGGAGTATTTGCTAGAAAGCTAGGATGGAAAATCTTATCACGAGGATTTTTAATTGGTGTGATGACGTTATTAGCTTTTATCATTCTGTATCAGCGTGATCCCGAAAATTTAGTCTATGCTCAAACTGCGGCATTTAGTACACTAGTATTGTCGCAATTAATATTAGTATTTGATTGCCGCAGTGAAACATCGATATTTGACCGAAACCCATTTGAAAATGTTTATTTAATGTTAGCTGTGCTATCGTCTCTGTTATTAATGCTTGCGGTGATCTATTACCCGCCGCTTCAACCAATATTCCACACTGTACCGATTCAGTTAAGAGACTGGCTGTTAATAGGAACGTTATCGGCGATCCCAACTTTTTTATTAGCAGGATCATTCATAACAAGAAAAGCAAATGAAAATATGTTATAA
- a CDS encoding uncharacterized protein (TIGR00255 family) (product_source=TIGR00255; cath_funfam=2.60.15.10; cog=COG1561; pfam=PF03755,PF08340; superfamily=48334; tigrfam=TIGR00255), which produces MVHSMTGFGRSMMKRDDYEVTVEIRSVNHRFSEISIRLPRQLLSSEEKIKKIVQRYINRGRVELYITVKGEPFFERSLLVDWPLVEQYIQALNKIKQQFEIKDSIKIDHIIQQHDLFDIQEEHCENSELEQLIFEAVTDATLKLLEMRKLEGEELKQDVLSRLKELTVLIAQIEEHAPLVAKSFQEKISKRISEFLSGNIDENRILTEAAIFADKVDISEELTRLKSHIRQFEETLKKNEPIGRKLDFIVQEMNREANTIGAKGNDQNIAKYVVDLKSIIEKIKEQVQNIE; this is translated from the coding sequence ATGGTACATAGCATGACAGGGTTTGGGCGTTCAATGATGAAAAGGGATGACTATGAAGTAACCGTTGAGATAAGGTCTGTCAACCATCGTTTTTCCGAGATCAGTATACGGTTGCCTCGTCAACTTTTAAGCAGTGAAGAAAAGATAAAGAAAATAGTTCAGCGATACATAAATAGGGGTCGCGTCGAGCTTTACATAACCGTTAAAGGGGAACCGTTCTTTGAAAGATCATTGCTTGTCGATTGGCCATTAGTTGAGCAATATATTCAAGCTCTCAACAAAATAAAGCAGCAGTTTGAGATAAAGGATTCTATTAAAATTGACCATATCATTCAACAGCATGATCTATTTGACATTCAAGAGGAACATTGTGAAAATAGTGAACTTGAGCAACTTATTTTTGAAGCAGTAACAGATGCGACGTTAAAATTGTTGGAAATGCGCAAATTAGAAGGTGAAGAACTAAAACAAGATGTATTGTCACGATTAAAGGAATTGACGGTACTGATCGCTCAAATTGAAGAGCATGCACCACTTGTTGCGAAATCTTTTCAAGAAAAAATTTCTAAGCGTATATCCGAATTTTTATCTGGAAATATTGATGAAAATAGAATCTTAACAGAAGCAGCTATATTTGCTGATAAAGTTGATATATCTGAAGAATTGACAAGATTAAAAAGTCATATCCGCCAATTTGAAGAAACCCTTAAAAAAAACGAACCGATAGGTCGGAAGCTTGATTTTATCGTTCAAGAGATGAATAGGGAAGCAAATACCATTGGGGCAAAAGGGAATGATCAAAACATTGCGAAATATGTCGTAGACTTAAAAAGTATTATTGAAAAAATAAAAGAACAAGTTCAAAATATTGAATAG
- a CDS encoding regulator of extracellular matrix RemA (YlzA/DUF370 family) (product_source=COG2052; cog=COG2052; ko=KO:K09777; pfam=PF04025; superfamily=52540): MGIKLINIGFGNIVSADRIISIVSPESAPIKRIIQDARDRGMLIDATYGRRTRAVVIMDSDHIILSAVQPETVAQRLTNKDELTEEG, translated from the coding sequence ATGGGAATAAAATTAATCAATATTGGATTTGGAAATATTGTTTCGGCAGATCGGATTATTTCAATTGTTAGTCCGGAGTCAGCTCCAATTAAACGGATTATTCAAGATGCACGTGATCGTGGCATGCTTATTGATGCTACATATGGAAGAAGAACTAGAGCGGTTGTAATAATGGATAGTGACCATATCATCCTCTCAGCTGTACAGCCGGAGACCGTCGCTCAAAGACTTACAAATAAAGATGAGCTAACAGAAGAAGGGTAG
- a CDS encoding guanylate kinase (product_source=KO:K00942; cath_funfam=3.40.50.300; cog=COG0194; ko=KO:K00942; pfam=PF00625; smart=SM00072; superfamily=52540; tigrfam=TIGR03263): MIKREKGLLIVLSGPSGVGKGTVRKALFAQEDVDFQYSISMTTRKPREGEVDGVDYFFKTREEFEQLIRENKLLEWAEYVGNYYGTPIDYVEKTLNEGKDVFLEIEVQGAIQVRKAFPEGLFIFLMPPSLDELKNRIVTRGTESEDLIQNRMKVAKEEIEMMHEYDYIVVNDQVNLACERIKAIVMAEHCRRERVEHQYKKMLEVE; this comes from the coding sequence ATGATCAAACGCGAAAAAGGATTATTAATTGTTTTATCAGGTCCTTCTGGTGTCGGAAAAGGAACGGTTCGAAAAGCATTATTTGCACAAGAGGATGTCGATTTTCAGTATTCCATTTCAATGACAACTCGCAAACCGCGCGAAGGTGAAGTGGATGGAGTGGATTATTTCTTTAAAACACGTGAAGAATTTGAACAGCTTATTCGTGAAAATAAATTACTTGAATGGGCAGAATATGTTGGAAATTACTATGGAACCCCTATTGATTACGTTGAGAAAACGTTAAATGAGGGAAAGGATGTTTTTTTAGAGATTGAGGTGCAAGGAGCCATTCAAGTGAGAAAGGCTTTCCCAGAAGGATTATTTATCTTTTTAATGCCGCCTAGCTTAGATGAATTAAAAAATCGAATTGTGACTAGAGGCACTGAATCAGAAGATTTAATTCAAAATCGAATGAAGGTGGCAAAAGAAGAAATTGAAATGATGCATGAATACGATTATATTGTCGTTAATGATCAAGTCAATTTAGCATGCGAACGAATAAAAGCTATTGTGATGGCTGAGCATTGCCGCCGCGAACGTGTCGAGCATCAATATAAAAAAATGTTGGAGGTTGAATAG
- a CDS encoding DNA-directed RNA polymerase subunit omega (product_source=KO:K03060; cath_funfam=3.90.940.10; cog=COG1758; ko=KO:K03060; pfam=PF01192; smart=SM01409; superfamily=63562; tigrfam=TIGR00690) produces the protein MLYPSIDSLLKKINSKYTLVSVAAKRAREMQQNNDQQIEKTKSVKFVGKALEEIDANLLYYEKSDAK, from the coding sequence ATGCTTTATCCATCTATCGATTCATTATTAAAAAAAATAAATTCAAAGTATACATTAGTATCAGTTGCTGCTAAACGCGCACGTGAAATGCAGCAAAACAACGATCAGCAAATTGAAAAAACAAAATCAGTAAAATTTGTTGGAAAAGCACTTGAGGAAATTGATGCCAATTTGCTTTACTATGAAAAGAGTGATGCGAAGTAA
- a CDS encoding phosphopantothenoylcysteine decarboxylase/phosphopantothenate--cysteine ligase (product_source=KO:K13038; cath_funfam=3.40.50.10300,3.40.50.1950; cog=COG0452; ko=KO:K13038; pfam=PF02441,PF04127; superfamily=102645,52507; tigrfam=TIGR00521): MKNKHILLCVTGGIAVYKAAALTSKLVQKGANVKVIMTESASKFVSPLTFQALSRNEVFMDTFDEKNPKVIAHIDLADWADLVIVAPATANIIGKIANGIADDMVTTTLLATSAPVWIAPAMNVHMYEHPAVKRNMETLARDGYQLIEPSEGFLACGYVGKGRLEEPENIVTLIEHYFAHPLQPSPLKDKTIMVTAGPTREKIDPVRFLTNHSTGKMGYAIAKEAAHLGANVILISGPTSLTPPNHVTFISVESAHEMYEKVMHFYKSSDIVIKSAAVADYKPKNVYEQKMKKKNGDLIIELERTTDILKELGKAKEKQILIGFAAETNDVEKYARKKLETKNLDMIVANNVSQNGAGFATDTNIVTIFHKNGESIKYPQMSKKEVAKVILKEIEKIVEGVK, translated from the coding sequence ATGAAAAATAAACATATTTTACTATGTGTAACGGGTGGTATTGCAGTATATAAAGCAGCCGCATTAACGAGCAAATTAGTCCAAAAAGGAGCAAATGTTAAAGTCATCATGACGGAATCGGCATCTAAATTCGTATCCCCGTTAACATTTCAAGCCTTGTCACGAAACGAAGTTTTTATGGATACATTTGATGAAAAAAACCCAAAAGTCATTGCACATATTGATTTAGCAGATTGGGCAGATTTAGTCATTGTCGCCCCTGCAACAGCGAATATCATTGGAAAAATAGCAAACGGTATTGCTGATGATATGGTTACAACTACACTATTAGCAACATCTGCCCCTGTTTGGATTGCACCTGCCATGAATGTACATATGTATGAGCATCCGGCTGTAAAACGCAATATGGAAACTTTAGCAAGGGATGGATATCAATTGATTGAGCCATCAGAAGGTTTTTTAGCATGTGGATATGTGGGAAAAGGCCGTTTAGAGGAACCGGAAAATATTGTTACTCTCATTGAGCATTATTTCGCACACCCATTACAGCCGTCACCTCTTAAAGATAAAACGATTATGGTTACAGCAGGCCCTACGAGAGAGAAAATCGATCCTGTCCGTTTTCTTACGAATCATTCTACCGGAAAGATGGGCTATGCCATTGCAAAAGAAGCGGCCCACTTAGGAGCAAACGTCATTTTAATATCAGGGCCGACTTCGCTTACGCCACCTAATCATGTCACCTTTATTTCGGTTGAAAGTGCTCATGAGATGTACGAAAAAGTCATGCATTTTTATAAATCTTCTGATATTGTCATTAAATCAGCTGCCGTTGCTGACTATAAGCCCAAAAACGTTTATGAGCAAAAAATGAAAAAGAAAAACGGAGATTTAATCATCGAGCTCGAACGTACAACGGATATTTTAAAAGAATTAGGGAAGGCAAAAGAAAAGCAAATATTAATTGGTTTTGCAGCTGAAACGAATGATGTAGAAAAATATGCCCGCAAAAAGCTCGAAACGAAAAATTTGGACATGATTGTAGCGAATAATGTGTCACAAAACGGTGCTGGCTTCGCTACTGATACAAATATCGTAACAATTTTCCATAAAAATGGTGAATCCATCAAATACCCGCAGATGAGTAAAAAGGAAGTTGCTAAAGTGATTCTTAAGGAAATTGAAAAGATTGTAGAAGGAGTAAAATGA